A section of the Pseudomonas prosekii genome encodes:
- a CDS encoding aminotransferase-like domain-containing protein — protein sequence MELRIDRQAMVPVVQQIVDGLASWIAQSEVPPETRLPSVRQIARLNLLSQSSVVEACERLVVQGVLASRPGCGFQVATSLAVAPETLDLPRFEGMHSLCSASLSGELLLGCGGLPESWRETDDLSYAIREVTRTDMAGLFNYSTPLGLLPLRQQILQRLKPLNIVATESSVMTTAGASQALDLIVRTLLKPGDCVVVESPGFSHLFDLLRLHGVRMLAVPRTPTGPDTRVLERLCREHSPRAMFINSFHHNPTGSCLTAVVAQKILQLSRAHGVLVIEDDVYADMHHAPGTRLAALDDEARVIYVGSFSKTLSSSLRVGFVLAGAGLIAQLAEVKMVSSMGGSRFCESVLANLLSAGAYRKLVQRQRQRLSMDRAAALQLLEDAEWEVFGKPVGGLFIWARSTRCDYAQLRTLARRFGVLLSSATAFSPCGEASSWQRINVAYACDPRARRFFQASAGDRPKTF from the coding sequence ATGGAATTGAGAATTGACCGACAGGCAATGGTGCCGGTCGTACAGCAAATCGTCGACGGATTGGCGAGCTGGATCGCTCAAAGCGAAGTCCCGCCCGAGACTCGCTTGCCCTCCGTGCGACAGATCGCGCGGCTCAATCTGCTCAGTCAATCGAGTGTCGTCGAAGCGTGTGAACGGCTGGTAGTGCAGGGCGTTCTGGCCTCGCGTCCGGGTTGTGGCTTCCAGGTCGCAACGTCGCTGGCGGTGGCCCCGGAGACCTTGGACCTGCCGCGATTCGAAGGCATGCACAGCCTTTGCAGCGCCAGCCTGTCGGGCGAGTTGCTGCTGGGCTGCGGCGGGTTGCCCGAGAGTTGGCGCGAGACTGATGACCTCAGCTACGCGATCCGCGAGGTCACGCGAACCGACATGGCCGGCCTGTTCAATTACAGTACGCCGCTGGGATTGCTGCCGTTGCGCCAGCAGATTCTCCAACGCCTGAAACCGCTGAATATCGTCGCCACTGAATCGTCTGTCATGACCACCGCCGGGGCCAGCCAGGCGCTCGACCTGATCGTGCGCACGTTGCTCAAACCCGGCGATTGTGTGGTGGTGGAAAGTCCGGGTTTTTCGCATTTGTTCGATTTGCTCAGGCTGCACGGCGTGCGCATGCTTGCAGTGCCGCGTACGCCGACTGGCCCGGATACCCGAGTGCTCGAGCGTTTATGCCGCGAGCACAGCCCGCGCGCGATGTTCATCAATAGCTTCCACCACAACCCGACGGGCAGTTGCCTGACAGCCGTGGTCGCGCAAAAAATTCTGCAGTTGAGCAGGGCGCACGGTGTGCTGGTGATCGAGGACGATGTCTACGCGGACATGCACCACGCGCCCGGCACACGTCTCGCGGCGCTGGATGACGAGGCGCGGGTGATTTACGTCGGCAGCTTTTCGAAAACCCTCAGCAGTTCGTTGCGCGTGGGTTTTGTGCTGGCGGGGGCAGGGCTGATTGCGCAGCTGGCCGAGGTCAAGATGGTCAGCAGCATGGGCGGCTCACGGTTTTGCGAGTCGGTGCTGGCCAATCTGTTGAGCGCTGGCGCCTATCGCAAATTGGTTCAGCGCCAGCGTCAGCGCTTGAGCATGGACCGTGCCGCTGCGCTGCAATTGCTCGAAGATGCCGAGTGGGAAGTGTTCGGCAAGCCGGTCGGTGGCCTGTTCATCTGGGCGCGATCTACCCGTTGCGACTACGCTCAGCTGCGCACACTGGCGCGGCGATTTGGTGTGCTGTTGTCGTCCGCCACCGCGTTCAGCCCGTGTGGCGAAGCCAGTTCGTGGCAGCGGATCAACGTGGCGTATGCCTGTGATCCAAGGGCGCGGAGGTTTTTCCAGGCCAGCGCTGGGGATCGACCTAAAACGTTCTGA